A single window of Halodesulfovibrio sp. DNA harbors:
- the rarD gene encoding EamA family transporter RarD, whose amino-acid sequence MYTDDSSRTGAIAAVCAFVFWGMAPVYWKQVAHVPAFEVLCHRILWSLFFVGALLTFRSGWGTFKAIFSSKKTMFLLTLSGLLVGANWGLYIWAVNSDMVLQTSLGYYITPLVSMLLGVGVFKDTIRPIQLCAVLLVVAGVGTELLMLGELPWVSLVLAISFALYGLMRKLANVESLAGLMFETVLLIPFVLYYLISIELQGTASFMHVNALTDMYLVGAGIITSLPLVWFAYAACRLRLTTLGLLQYISPSLAFLQGVFLFNEPFSMGHLFTFMFIWSALALYSGEGWLQRSRQSLHAEKV is encoded by the coding sequence GTGTACACCGATGATAGTAGCAGAACAGGCGCAATTGCTGCTGTTTGTGCTTTCGTTTTTTGGGGGATGGCACCTGTATATTGGAAACAGGTTGCACATGTCCCTGCATTTGAAGTGTTGTGCCACAGGATTTTGTGGTCTCTTTTTTTTGTAGGAGCTTTGCTGACGTTCCGCTCTGGTTGGGGAACCTTCAAAGCTATTTTTTCTTCTAAAAAAACAATGTTTCTTCTTACCCTTAGCGGGCTTTTAGTTGGTGCTAACTGGGGGCTGTATATCTGGGCTGTAAACAGTGATATGGTACTGCAAACGAGCCTTGGATACTATATTACGCCGCTTGTGAGTATGCTTTTAGGTGTGGGTGTTTTTAAAGATACAATTCGCCCTATCCAACTGTGTGCGGTACTGCTGGTTGTAGCAGGGGTGGGCACAGAACTTTTGATGCTAGGTGAGCTTCCGTGGGTTTCTTTGGTGCTGGCAATTTCTTTCGCTTTGTATGGGCTAATGAGAAAACTTGCTAACGTAGAGTCTCTAGCGGGGTTGATGTTTGAGACAGTTCTGTTGATTCCGTTTGTGCTGTATTATCTGATTAGTATAGAATTACAGGGTACAGCGTCATTTATGCATGTAAACGCACTTACAGATATGTATCTTGTAGGTGCCGGTATTATTACCTCGCTGCCGCTTGTGTGGTTTGCGTATGCTGCATGTAGGCTTCGTCTGACAACTCTTGGGCTTCTGCAATATATTTCTCCGAGTCTGGCTTTTTTACAGGGCGTTTTCTTGTTTAACGAGCCGTTTTCTATGGGGCATCTGTTTACGTTTATGTTTATCTGGAGTGCTCTTGCGCTATATTCTGGCGAGGGGTGGTTGCAGCGCTCGCGGCAATCGCTGCATGCGGAAAAAGTCTAG